From a single Campylobacter concisus genomic region:
- the flgH gene encoding flagellar basal body L-ring protein FlgH yields MNHKTIWLVLSAGVFYTGCTPSADPHINMKPPVYVEQLPSKDSGTGQSNAGSLFGKGENPLFSDRKAMNVNDIVTIVISENASQTSTGSKSTNKDSTISLGGGVFTAGAAPLSTVADNLNKYGDIGFKAGGGNKFTGSGTSNRSEKFTATISARIIKILNNGNYFIEGSRELLINGEKQIMQVSGVIRPYDISQNNEIDSKYIADAKILYKTEGELDKSTKKPWGTRLMEAIWPF; encoded by the coding sequence ATGAATCATAAAACGATTTGGCTCGTCTTATCTGCGGGTGTTTTTTATACCGGTTGCACACCAAGTGCTGATCCTCACATCAATATGAAACCCCCGGTTTATGTCGAGCAACTCCCTTCAAAAGATAGTGGAACCGGACAAAGCAATGCTGGCAGCCTCTTTGGTAAGGGCGAAAATCCTCTTTTTTCAGATAGAAAGGCGATGAATGTAAATGATATCGTGACTATCGTTATCTCAGAAAATGCAAGCCAAACTTCAACCGGTAGCAAAAGTACCAACAAAGATAGCACTATCTCGCTTGGTGGCGGTGTTTTCACAGCTGGGGCTGCACCGCTTTCAACTGTGGCTGATAATCTAAATAAATACGGTGACATCGGCTTTAAAGCAGGTGGCGGCAATAAATTTACAGGTAGTGGCACAAGCAACAGAAGCGAGAAATTTACCGCAACCATTTCAGCCAGGATCATAAAAATACTAAATAACGGCAATTACTTTATAGAAGGTAGCCGCGAGCTACTTATAAATGGCGAAAAGCAGATCATGCAAGTAAGTGGTGTCATCAGACCTTACGACATCTCACAAAACAACGAAATCGACTCAAAATACATAGCTGACGCCAAAATTTTGTATAAAACCGAAGGTGAGCTAGACAAATCTACCAAAAAACCTTGGGGCACAAGGCTTATGGAAGCTATCTGGCCATTTTAA